Proteins encoded by one window of Bubalus bubalis isolate 160015118507 breed Murrah chromosome 4, NDDB_SH_1, whole genome shotgun sequence:
- the RASSF9 gene encoding ras association domain-containing protein 9 yields MAPFGRNLLKTRHKNRSPTKEMDSEEKEIVVWVCQEEKIVCGLTKRTTSADVIQALLEEHETTFGEKRFLLGKPSDYCIIEKWRGSERVLPPLTRILKLWKAWGDEQPNMQFVLVKADAFLPVPLWRTAEAKLVQNTEKLWELSPANYMKTLPPDKQKRIVRKTFRKLAKIKQDTVSQERDSMETLVHLIISQDHTINQQVKRMKELDLEIEKCEAKFHLDRVENNGENYVQDAYLMPSFSQVEQKLGLEYDERQMLEDLRESNGIVQLEERLTYYRKLIDKLSAEIEKEVKSVCVEINEDAEGAAASELESSNLESVKCDLEKSMKAGLKIHSHLSGIQKEIKYSDSLLQMKAKEYELLTKEFNSLHISNADECQLKENRGKESEVPTSNGVVSPFTQRIFNMYTNDTDSDTGISSNHSQDSETTAGDVVLLST; encoded by the coding sequence atcTCCAACTAAAGAAATGGattcagaagagaaggaaattgtGGTTTGGGTTTGCCAGGAAGAGAAGATTGTCTGTGGGCTAACCAAACGCACCACCTCTGCCGACGTCATCCAGGCTTTGCTTGAGGAACACGAGACTACATTTGGGGAGAAACGATTTCTTCTGGGAAAGCCCAGTGATTACTGCATCATAGAAAAGTGGAGAGGCTCTGAACGGGTTCTTCCTCCCCTAACTAGAATCCTGAAGCTTTGGAAAGCATGGGGAGACGAGCAGCCTAATATGCAGTTTGTTTTGGTTAAAGCAGATGCTTTTCTTCCAGTTCCCTTGTGGCGGACAGCTGAAGCCAAATTAGTgcaaaacacagaaaaactgtgGGAGCTCAGCCCGGCAAATTACATGAAGACATTACCAccagataaacaaaaaagaatagtCAGGAAAACTTTCCGGAAACTGGCTAAAATTAAGCAGGACACAGTTTCCCAAGAGCGAGATAGTATGGAGACATTAGTTCATCTGATTATTTCCCAGGATCACACTATTAATCAACAAGTgaagagaatgaaagagctggATCTGGAAATTGAAAAGTGTGAAGCTAAATTTCATCTTGATCGGgtagaaaacaatggagaaaattaTGTCCAGGATGCATATTTGATGCCCAGTTTCAGTCAAGTTGAGCAAAAGCTAGGCTTGGAATATGATGAAAGGCAGATGCTGGAGGACCTAAGAGAAAGTAATGGAATTGTACAGCTGGAGGAACGACTGACCTACTACAGAAAGCTCATTGATAAGCTCTCTGccgaaatagaaaaagaagtaaaaagtgtTTGCGTGGAGATAAATGAAGATGCAGAAGGGGCAGCTGCCAGTGAACTTGAAAGCTCTAATTTAGAGAGTGTTAAATGTGATTTGGAGAAAAGCATGAAAGCTGGTTTGAAAATCCACTCGCACTTGAGTGGCATCCAGAAAGAGATTAAATACAGTGACTCATTGCTTCAGATGAAAGCTAAGGAATATGAGCTCCTCACCAAGGAGTTCAATTCCCTTCATATCAGCAATGCAGATGAATGCCAGctaaaggaaaacagaggaaaggAATCTGAGGTGCCCACCAGCAATGGGGTGGTTTCTCCTTTTACTCAAAGAATATTTAACATGTATACAAATGACACAGACTCAGACACTGGTATCAGCTCTAACCACAGTCAGGACTCGGAAAcaactgcaggagatgtggtgcTGTTGTCAACGTAA